A single genomic interval of Nitratidesulfovibrio sp. SRB-5 harbors:
- a CDS encoding nucleotide sugar dehydrogenase, translating into MTTFDAIARRESPVAVVGLGYVGLPLAVALARRFDVIGFDISRGRVDELTAGHDRTGEVADADLAATTARFTCDGAALAAAGVIIVAVPTPIDNHRNPDLTPVEKASTTVGRHMSRGCVVVYESTVYPGVTEDVCVPILERESGLAFGRDFTVGYSPERINPGDKVHTLETIMKVVSGSDAPTLDLLAGLYGSVVTAGVHRAASIKVAEAAKVIENTQRDLNIALMNELSLIFDRLGIDTLEVLEAAGTKWNFLPFRPGLVGGHCIGVDPYYLTFKAEELGYHPQVILAGRRINDGMGKHVAETAVKQMIKAGCRVDGARVGILGLTFKEDVPDLRNTRVVDVVAELREYGVTVLVHDPMAEAAEARHEYGLDLASLDDFTRLDALILAVGHKAYREVPLSAMRGWFATPDRALLLDLKGLHDAQAAQEAGFFAYWRL; encoded by the coding sequence ATGACCACCTTTGATGCCATCGCCCGCCGTGAATCACCCGTGGCCGTAGTGGGCCTGGGGTACGTGGGCCTGCCTCTGGCGGTGGCGCTGGCGCGCCGCTTCGACGTCATCGGCTTCGACATCTCGCGCGGCCGCGTGGACGAACTGACCGCCGGGCACGACCGCACCGGCGAGGTGGCCGACGCCGACCTGGCCGCCACCACCGCCCGCTTCACCTGCGACGGCGCCGCCCTGGCCGCCGCCGGGGTGATCATCGTGGCCGTGCCCACGCCCATCGACAACCACCGCAACCCCGACCTGACCCCCGTGGAAAAGGCCTCCACCACCGTGGGCCGCCACATGTCGCGCGGCTGCGTGGTGGTGTACGAGTCCACCGTGTACCCCGGCGTCACCGAGGACGTCTGCGTGCCCATCCTGGAGCGCGAATCGGGCCTTGCCTTCGGGCGCGACTTCACCGTGGGCTACTCGCCGGAGCGCATCAACCCCGGCGACAAGGTGCACACCCTGGAAACCATCATGAAGGTGGTCTCCGGCAGCGACGCCCCCACCCTGGACCTGCTGGCCGGCCTGTACGGCAGCGTGGTCACCGCCGGGGTGCACCGCGCGGCCAGCATCAAGGTGGCCGAGGCCGCCAAGGTCATCGAGAACACCCAGCGCGACCTGAACATCGCGCTGATGAACGAACTTTCGCTGATCTTCGACCGCCTGGGCATCGACACCCTGGAAGTGCTGGAGGCGGCAGGCACCAAGTGGAACTTCCTGCCCTTCCGGCCCGGCCTGGTGGGCGGCCACTGCATCGGGGTGGACCCGTACTACCTCACCTTCAAGGCAGAGGAACTGGGCTACCACCCGCAGGTCATCCTGGCGGGCCGCCGCATCAACGACGGCATGGGCAAGCACGTGGCCGAAACCGCCGTCAAGCAGATGATCAAGGCGGGCTGCCGCGTGGACGGCGCACGGGTGGGCATCCTGGGGCTGACCTTCAAGGAGGACGTGCCCGACCTGCGCAACACCCGCGTGGTGGACGTGGTGGCAGAACTGCGCGAATACGGGGTGACGGTGCTGGTGCACGACCCCATGGCCGAAGCCGCCGAGGCCCGGCACGAATACGGGCTGGACCTTGCCTCGCTGGACGATTTCACGCGGCTCGACGCGCTTATCCTGGCCGTGGGGCACAAGGCCTACCGCGAAGTGCCCCTGTCCGCCATGCGCGGCTGGTTCGCCACGCCGGACCGCGCCCTGCTGCTGGACCTGAAGGGCCTGCACGATGCGCAGGCCGCGCAGGAAGCCGGATTCTTCGCCTACTGGCGATTGTAA
- a CDS encoding DUF2065 domain-containing protein has translation MHIDWNTLLCAVGLAFVIESIPYVLFAERMRPVLRSLSDQPPAMLRGMGIAAMCVGVLVVWLARRMLV, from the coding sequence ATGCATATCGACTGGAATACCCTGCTCTGCGCCGTGGGCCTTGCCTTCGTCATCGAAAGCATTCCGTACGTCCTGTTTGCCGAACGGATGCGACCCGTGTTGCGGTCACTGTCCGACCAGCCCCCGGCCATGCTGCGGGGCATGGGCATCGCGGCCATGTGCGTGGGCGTGCTGGTGGTCTGGCTGGCCCGGCGCATGCTGGTCTGA
- a CDS encoding HDOD domain-containing protein: protein MTVPQGRHMADEEAINRCLQLTFPPVMVQLVQALVAPFPEFSTIARILAMDPMLAAAVLSLVNSPYYGLGTKVSDLQRAATVLGTREILKLALSLSFQKRVSNELKRPQQAMYQDWRLVVWSSIAAEQIALRVQPDTAHLAYLASLLKDLALFMHLCSADEDPVLRGKACITSLERDQLSLENTCWGADHAAMARNIIHRWGLPEAIADAIASHHDLDGVAHHTPLTQAVILGTQWADLLHGQATHPALIIQFEMLLRTRLSLDDQGLENLREACAQRFKSMLAQLAIQDRPAGTRLYEQSLETLQSFYFLGAELSHVAGGLPSLAATLGRQLRWYWNVQRWEVALRVPGSEEYLLFSGDETTPTPRQSGPAPFARLPWQTGQERVPLSASGTDWGQLRLPKDALAPARKSALLVYCHFMAMALENYYHQQAVLEAKADTLDALPLGVARLDREGLVVETNRRFLDYVGRDDLAPRTPVRPLLSESLGLDFGPEWQAFTDDGGPSFISRLFCPTDAAGQRMGAPCAYVSLHRRRDASHDDVLLLIEDVTEISDVDVQSLRQRDFLERLLDSMQEIVLTVDRTGQISWASRRCAGLRGKNLFASSRPSATFTDTWDAAYLSGSSPAAPVEAVLELGDGSMGLFELVFSALDSREHEGPAFLVVGRDLTSIRRLEEKVKQQAMYDGLTGLFNHSQFHMILEREMERSRRTNRQLGLIFFDLDRFKAINDTYGHQAGDTVLRRVAAGISAVVRKGMDFPCRYGGDEFAVVVTEVTPEIMEGLARRIREGVVTSCKGAVDLSMGLALLAPADTGENLVQRADRASYAAKKLEGVKVRWAE, encoded by the coding sequence ATGACTGTTCCGCAGGGTCGGCACATGGCCGACGAAGAAGCCATCAACCGCTGCCTGCAACTCACCTTTCCCCCGGTCATGGTGCAACTGGTGCAGGCACTGGTGGCGCCGTTTCCCGAATTCTCCACCATCGCCCGCATCCTGGCCATGGACCCCATGCTGGCCGCCGCCGTGCTGAGCCTGGTCAACTCGCCCTACTACGGGCTGGGCACCAAGGTTTCCGACCTGCAACGCGCCGCCACGGTGCTGGGCACCCGCGAAATCCTCAAGCTGGCCCTGTCGCTGTCGTTCCAGAAGCGGGTGAGCAACGAGCTGAAGCGCCCCCAGCAGGCCATGTACCAGGACTGGCGGCTGGTGGTCTGGTCGTCCATCGCGGCGGAGCAGATCGCCCTGCGGGTGCAGCCCGACACGGCCCACCTGGCCTATCTGGCCTCGCTGCTGAAAGACCTTGCCCTGTTCATGCACCTGTGCTCCGCCGACGAAGACCCGGTGCTGCGCGGCAAGGCCTGCATCACCAGCCTGGAACGCGACCAGCTGTCGCTGGAAAACACCTGCTGGGGCGCCGACCACGCGGCCATGGCCCGCAACATCATCCACCGCTGGGGCCTGCCCGAGGCCATCGCCGACGCCATCGCCAGCCATCACGACCTGGACGGCGTGGCCCACCATACGCCGCTGACCCAGGCGGTAATCCTGGGCACCCAGTGGGCCGACCTGCTGCACGGACAGGCCACCCATCCCGCGCTGATCATCCAGTTCGAAATGCTGCTGCGCACCCGCCTTTCACTGGACGACCAGGGGCTGGAAAACCTGCGCGAGGCCTGCGCCCAGCGCTTCAAGTCCATGCTGGCCCAACTGGCCATCCAGGACCGTCCGGCAGGCACCCGGCTGTACGAGCAGTCGCTGGAAACCCTGCAATCCTTCTATTTCCTGGGGGCGGAGCTGTCGCACGTGGCGGGCGGCCTGCCCTCGCTGGCGGCCACCCTGGGGCGGCAGTTGCGCTGGTACTGGAACGTGCAGCGCTGGGAAGTGGCCCTGCGCGTGCCCGGCAGCGAAGAGTACCTGCTATTCAGCGGCGACGAGACCACCCCGACGCCCCGGCAGTCCGGCCCCGCCCCCTTCGCGCGGCTGCCCTGGCAGACCGGCCAGGAACGGGTGCCTCTGTCCGCCTCGGGCACCGACTGGGGCCAGTTGCGCCTGCCCAAGGACGCCCTGGCCCCGGCCCGCAAGTCGGCCCTGCTGGTGTACTGCCACTTCATGGCCATGGCGCTGGAGAATTACTATCACCAGCAGGCCGTGCTGGAGGCCAAGGCCGACACCCTGGACGCCCTGCCCCTGGGCGTGGCCCGTCTGGACCGCGAAGGGCTGGTGGTGGAAACCAACCGCCGCTTCCTGGACTACGTGGGCCGCGACGACCTGGCCCCCCGCACGCCAGTGCGACCCCTGCTGTCCGAATCGCTGGGGCTGGACTTCGGCCCGGAGTGGCAGGCCTTCACCGACGACGGCGGCCCTTCGTTCATCAGCCGCCTGTTCTGCCCCACCGACGCGGCGGGCCAGCGCATGGGCGCGCCCTGCGCCTACGTTTCGCTGCACCGCCGCCGCGATGCCTCGCACGATGACGTGCTGCTGCTCATCGAGGACGTGACGGAAATCTCCGACGTGGACGTGCAGAGCCTGCGCCAGCGCGACTTTCTGGAGCGGCTGCTGGATTCCATGCAGGAAATCGTGCTCACCGTGGACCGCACGGGGCAGATATCGTGGGCCTCGCGCCGCTGCGCCGGGTTGCGGGGCAAGAACCTGTTCGCCTCGTCGCGCCCCTCGGCCACCTTTACCGATACCTGGGACGCGGCCTACCTGTCCGGCTCGTCACCGGCTGCCCCGGTGGAGGCGGTACTGGAGCTGGGCGACGGCAGCATGGGCCTGTTCGAACTGGTCTTTTCCGCGCTGGACTCGCGCGAGCACGAGGGTCCGGCCTTCCTGGTGGTGGGGCGCGACCTGACCAGCATCCGCCGCCTGGAGGAAAAGGTGAAGCAGCAGGCCATGTACGACGGCCTGACCGGGCTGTTCAACCATTCGCAGTTCCACATGATCCTGGAACGCGAAATGGAGCGCAGCCGTCGCACCAACCGCCAGTTGGGGCTGATCTTCTTCGACCTTGACCGATTCAAGGCCATCAACGACACCTATGGCCATCAGGCGGGCGATACCGTGCTGCGCCGGGTGGCGGCGGGCATCAGCGCGGTGGTGCGCAAGGGAATGGACTTTCCCTGCCGCTACGGCGGCGACGAATTTGCCGTGGTGGTCACCGAGGTGACCCCCGAGATCATGGAAGGCCTTGCCCGGCGCATCCGCGAAGGCGTGGTGACCAGCTGCAAGGGCGCCGTGGACCTGAGCATGGGCCTGGCCCTGCTGGCGCCGGCGGACACGGGCGAAAACCTGGTCCAGCGGGCGGACAGGGCCAGTTATGCCGCCAAGAAGCTGGAAGGGGTAAAGGTGCGCTGGGCCGAGTAG
- the mqnB gene encoding futalosine hydrolase — MSLVIATATTREMKAVLTGFNGRGRVGCALPGPGEACPSPVNGRNCLLLVTGVGPVNAALSLGRVLGAHRGVRGVLNLGVAGTFDVLRAPLGSAVLASAEVWPEYGLAGDDGVDPQGIAFPQAEGPAGPVWDRIDLAPEVLFGQWHLAMPPAARSGVALTVAGVSGTPARARAMCRRHAPLMENMEGFSLALACLRHNLPFAEARTMSNIVGSRAAEDWALEGALDALGALARELFLTD; from the coding sequence ATGAGTCTCGTCATCGCCACCGCCACCACCCGTGAAATGAAGGCCGTGCTCACCGGCTTCAACGGGCGGGGCCGCGTGGGCTGCGCCCTGCCCGGACCGGGCGAGGCCTGCCCCTCGCCCGTCAACGGGCGCAACTGTCTGCTGCTGGTCACCGGCGTGGGTCCGGTCAACGCGGCCCTGTCGCTGGGCCGGGTACTGGGCGCGCACCGGGGCGTGCGCGGCGTGCTGAACCTTGGCGTCGCGGGCACCTTCGACGTGTTGCGCGCCCCCCTGGGCAGCGCCGTGCTGGCGTCCGCCGAAGTATGGCCCGAATACGGCCTGGCGGGCGACGATGGCGTGGACCCGCAAGGCATCGCCTTTCCCCAGGCGGAAGGCCCGGCAGGCCCGGTGTGGGACCGCATCGACCTTGCGCCCGAGGTGCTGTTCGGGCAATGGCACCTTGCCATGCCCCCGGCGGCCCGCAGCGGCGTTGCGCTGACCGTGGCCGGAGTTTCCGGCACCCCGGCGCGGGCGCGGGCCATGTGCCGCCGCCACGCACCGCTGATGGAGAACATGGAAGGCTTTTCCCTGGCCCTGGCCTGCCTGCGCCACAACCTGCCCTTTGCCGAGGCGCGCACCATGTCCAACATCGTGGGCTCGCGCGCGGCGGAGGACTGGGCGCTGGAAGGGGCGCTGGACGCACTGGGCGCACTGGCCCGCGAACTTTTCCTGACCGACTGA
- a CDS encoding polyprenyl synthetase family protein, with protein MLKLKAYLATELPRINKTLDAEVAVLHPLVRPVAEHVLRAGGKRLRPLLTLLTARALGAEGGGLFRKSSGPDLYPLACSVELLHSATLLHDDILDGADLRRGLPAAHTMFGQTETVLAGDALLALANRIVARYGDARLTETIAEAIVQTATGEIVEIAHQRSTDHGHDTYIDIITGKTAWMLRASCELGALAAQAPDEAVQAAAGFGLNLGIAFQIVDDALDFAASSKDTGKPVGGDLREGKLTPPLIYYLETLTPQERDAFVTRFRQGTFDDATVAEVAADLRARGCDAKTRQLAASYLDKASACLDALPDTSERRILRQSIDYVLNRGT; from the coding sequence ATGCTGAAGCTCAAAGCCTATCTGGCCACGGAACTGCCACGCATCAACAAGACGCTCGACGCCGAGGTGGCCGTACTCCACCCGCTGGTGCGCCCCGTGGCCGAACACGTGCTGCGCGCGGGCGGCAAGCGGTTGCGCCCCCTGCTGACCCTGCTCACCGCACGGGCGCTTGGCGCGGAAGGCGGGGGGCTGTTCCGCAAAAGCTCCGGCCCGGACCTGTACCCGCTGGCCTGCTCCGTGGAGTTGCTGCACTCGGCCACCCTGTTGCACGACGACATCCTGGACGGCGCCGACCTGCGGCGCGGCCTGCCCGCCGCCCACACCATGTTCGGCCAGACGGAAACCGTGCTGGCCGGTGACGCCCTGCTGGCCCTGGCCAACCGCATCGTGGCCCGCTACGGCGACGCCCGGCTTACCGAAACCATTGCCGAGGCCATCGTGCAGACGGCCACCGGCGAGATCGTGGAAATCGCCCACCAGCGCTCCACCGACCACGGGCACGACACCTACATCGACATCATCACCGGCAAGACCGCGTGGATGCTGCGCGCCTCGTGCGAATTGGGCGCACTGGCCGCGCAGGCCCCGGACGAGGCCGTGCAGGCCGCCGCCGGGTTCGGCCTGAACCTCGGCATCGCCTTCCAGATCGTGGACGACGCGCTGGACTTCGCCGCCTCGTCCAAGGACACCGGCAAGCCCGTAGGCGGCGACCTGCGCGAAGGCAAGCTGACTCCGCCGCTGATCTACTACCTTGAAACGCTGACGCCGCAGGAACGCGATGCATTCGTGACGCGCTTCCGGCAAGGCACCTTCGACGACGCCACGGTGGCCGAGGTGGCGGCAGACCTGCGGGCGCGCGGCTGCGACGCGAAAACGCGCCAACTGGCCGCAAGCTACCTGGACAAGGCATCGGCCTGCCTTGATGCATTGCCCGATACGTCGGAACGTCGTATCCTGCGGCAAAGCATCGACTACGTTCTCAATCGCGGCACGTAG